The following is a genomic window from Acidimicrobiales bacterium.
TGGCGAGTTGATCTCTAGCGAATCCGAAGAGGGCCTGGCCCTGCGGGTCGCTGTTCGTCCCGGCGGCTGCTCCGGGTTTAGTTACGAGATGTACTTCGACACCGACCGGGCCGACGACGACCTTGAGCAGGCGTTTGGCGACATCCGGGTCGTAGTCGACCCGTCCAGTGCTCAGTTGCTGGAGGGCGCCACCCTGGATTACAAGGACGGGTTGAATGAGGCCGGGTTCTCGATCAATAACCCGAACGCCCAGCGGACTTGCGGCTGCGGCCAGTCCTTCAGCTGACCTGACAGTCGCCCCAAGGGGCGGACGCGGGAGCCGGCGCTGAGGCGCCGGCCTTCGTGGTTTTGGACCGCCAGGTGTGATCAGCCGGCGGTGTCCAGGGCGGCGGCCACCTCGGTGGCGTCCATGGTGAAGTGGACCGCTGCGGTGATGGTGCCGTCGGCGTCGGCCACCACGAGGGTCGGCTCGAAGGTCAACCCGAGAGACGCCACCACTGGGGTGGTTGAGAAGTCGGCGTCGTCGGGAGCCATGTAGACCTCGGCGTGGATGGCGTCCCAGTTTCCGGGACGCCCCTCCAGTGCAGCGGCGAGCAGGTCGATGGTGGGACCGCAGACGTCCTGCTGGCAGAAGCGGGGCGTCGAGACGAGAAGCGCTGTTGGGCCGGGCCGTCCAAGCGCTTCGGTGACGGTCACCTGGTGGAAGGGACACGTACCTGCGGGCTGGGTGCAGATTGGTTCCACACCCCGGTGGTCGGCCCCGGTCGGGGTTTCGACCGCCGGTAGAGGATCGCCGACCTGGACGAGGTCCAGAGTGTCCGGGTCGACCACCCGGAGGTCGTGTCCGGCCTTCAGGCCGACGCCGTCAACGCGGTAGTCGCCGGGCTCCGGTGGGGTGAAGACCAGGGGGTAGTAGGCGGTGGCGTGGTGGTGTCCGTGGTCGTCCACGTACCCGTGCTTGGCTACGCGAGCGGTAGCCACTACGGCACCGTCCGACCCAGCACGCCGGACAACCAACTCCAAGGAGTCCGGCCCGTCGGCGGGCACGGGCCAGCCATCGGCGTCCAGGAGCACGTA
Proteins encoded in this region:
- the erpA gene encoding iron-sulfur cluster insertion protein ErpA; the protein is MLTLTDDATTKVGELISSESEEGLALRVAVRPGGCSGFSYEMYFDTDRADDDLEQAFGDIRVVVDPSSAQLLEGATLDYKDGLNEAGFSINNPNAQRTCGCGQSFS